One window of the Cryptomeria japonica chromosome 7, Sugi_1.0, whole genome shotgun sequence genome contains the following:
- the LOC131041494 gene encoding uncharacterized protein LOC131041494, whose amino-acid sequence MDACHLLLGRPWQYGTSAQHDGKRNVYHIKKNGENLTMTSLPDDGKEKTSTSSVMLVGEKEFMKGLREEKKLCFAIVVKPKDNIPKKEKNQNLLKNVGPKEVADLLDQYKGIVVDGTNDTLPPERMISHCIDLIPGATLPNKATYKLTPEQNAEIARQIEELLEKGFRRKSVSPCVVPIVLAPKKEGNWRLCIDSRAINKITIRY is encoded by the coding sequence atggatgcttgccatcttcttCTAGGGAGACCTTGGCAATATGGCACTAGTGCTCAACATGATGGCAAGAGGAATGTGTATCACATTAAGAAGAATGGTGAAAATCTCACAATGACTTCCTTACCGGATGACGGTAAGGAAAAGACCTCAACTAGTAGTGTGATGTTGGTTGGAGAGAAGGAGTTCATGAAAGGCCTAAGGGAAGAGAAGAAACTTTGTTTTGCTATTGTGGTGAAGCCTAAGGACAACATAcctaagaaagaaaaaaatcagaaCTTGTTGAAGAATGTAGGCCCCAAGGAGGTTGCTGATTTGTTGGATCAGTATAAAGGAATTGTTGTAGATGGTACCAATGATACCTTACCCCCTGAAAGGATGATAAGTCATTGTATAGATCTGATTCCAGGAGCCACCTTGCCTAATAAGGCTACTTATAAACTCacccctgaacaaaatgcagaAATAGCAAGGCAGATTGAAGAATTGTTGGAGAAGGGTTTCAGAAGGAAAAGTGTTAGTCCCTGTGTTGTACCAATAGTCCTTGCACCTAAGAAAGAGGGAAATTGGAGATTATGCATTGACtctagagcaatcaataagataaCGATCAGATACTAG